A single window of Sphaerodactylus townsendi isolate TG3544 linkage group LG03, MPM_Stown_v2.3, whole genome shotgun sequence DNA harbors:
- the LG03H17orf67 gene encoding uncharacterized protein C17orf67 homolog, with amino-acid sequence MKTAFVLLLILLTSFVDASPVLPEKQAKQILRTRRETRKPGFPDEPMREYMLYLQRLEQRSEEQFMEHWLNPHCYPHCDRNLVYPV; translated from the exons ATGAAGACtgcttttgttcttcttttgATACTCTTAACCAGTTTTGTGG ATGCCTCACCAGTACTGCCGGAGAAACAAGCCAAACAGATTTTGAGAACCCGCCGTGAAACAAGAAAACCTGGCTTCCCCGATGAGCCAATGAGG gagTACATGCTTTACCTCCAACGCTTGGAACAGAGATCTGAAGAACAATTCATGGAGCACTGGCTGAATCCACACTGCTACCCGCATTGTGACAGGAATTTAGTGTACCCTGTGTGA